Proteins from one Psilocybe cubensis strain MGC-MH-2018 chromosome 11, whole genome shotgun sequence genomic window:
- a CDS encoding Repressor ROX1, which translates to MEYNKRKSSLVVIEWKDATQSNNKGESQTKPPRRKKPANHIPRPQNAFILFRSECIRQKMIPKSVEKDYRNLSRICGKVWKQMSADEREPWFRMADQEKISHSIKYPNYKFQPIPRNVRVALLPSLKPGETIVDFDSDEPDLDEPRMDKPCIGNIYMDDTFMNDLYMHDTFMNDLYMHNTFMDDLSIDDTFMDELCDMGKLYMDNTFTEEPYTDEPCMSKVYIDGPCMGEVYLDETCVDESHIINEPCVCEPYTNKPCVGEPYIDEPYMGKSYTEDEFSAMDWIAVMEAASLQYVHNINFLWY; encoded by the coding sequence ATGGAGTATAACAAACGCAAGTCATCCCTGGTTGTTATTGAGTGGAAGGATGCAACCCAGAGCAATAACAAAGGAGAGAGCCAAACCAAACCACCCCGTCGAAAAAAGCCTGCAAATCACATTCCGCGCCCACAAAACGCATTCATCTTATTTCGATCCGAGTGTATTCGACAGAAGATGATCCCGAAGTCAGTAGAGAAAGACTATCGTAATTTATCACGCATATGCGGGAAGGTGTGGAAACAAATGTCTGCAGATGAAAGGGAACCGTGGTTTCGTATGGCAGACCAGGAGAAGATCAGTCATTCAATTAAATATCCGAACTATAAGTTTCAGCCTATACCCCGTAATGTTCGAGTAGCATTATTGCCAAGCTTGAAGCCAGGAGAGACGATTGTCGACTTCGACAGTGACGAACCTGACTTGGACGAGCCTCGCATGGACAAGCCTTGTATAGGGAATATATATATGGACGACACTTTCATGAACGACCTTTACATGCACGATACTTTCATGAACGACCTTTACATGCACAATACTTTTATGGACGACCTATCCATAGACGACACTTTCATGGACGAGCTTTGTGACATGGGCAAGCTTTACATGGACAATACTTTCACAGAAGAGCCTTATACTGATGAGCCTTGTATGAGCAAGGTTTACATCGACGGACCTTGTATGGGCGAGGTTTACCTGGATGAGACTTGCGTAGACGAGTCACACATCATCAATGAGCCTTGCGTGTGCGAGCCTTACACCAATAAACCTTGCGTGGGCGAGCCTTACATTGACGAACCTTACATGGGAAAATCTTACACGGAAGACGAATTTTCCGCCATGGACTGGATAGCCGTTATGGAAGCAGCTTCTTTGCAGTACGTACATAATATTAATTTCCTGTGGTATTAG